In Cydia pomonella isolate Wapato2018A chromosome 1, ilCydPomo1, whole genome shotgun sequence, one genomic interval encodes:
- the LOC133527630 gene encoding probable ATP-dependent RNA helicase DDX23 — protein MGRERSPDRRRSRSRERRERERYDDRESHREKTKRRERSRSPRKDRDRSRSPVRKDRDRSRSPTRKDRARSRSPNRKDRARSRSPKKRDAKEKEKERRHEDKDRPKGKKDDGKLNEDSQENKPEEEISKPVKREPLSLEELLAKKKAEEEARSKPVFLTKEQRAALALERRREQVEALKANVAKPTITTIDLTGPSKKDEDRKHREDRDRERDRERERERDRERERDRDRERDRKYDERKSTTDRRDDKKEKNEEYGKTKDKEREEEAIKARYLGIVKKKRRVRRLNDRKFVFDWDASEDTSNDYNALYKDRHQVQFFGRGHIAGIDIKAQKKDHSKFYGNLLEKRRTELEKEQEKLRLKKVKKKEDKQKWDDRHWSEKDQDEMTERDWRIFREDYNITIKGGKIPNPIRSWKEAGFHSDIMDIINKVGYKSPTPIQRQAIPIGLQNRDIIGVAETGSGKTLAFLIPLLTWIQSLPKNERMEDADQGPYAIILAPTRELAQQIEEETNKFGVPLGITSVVVVGGLSREEQGFKLRLGCEIVIATPGRLIDVLENRYLVLNRCTYVVLDEADRMIDMGFEPDVQKILEYMPVSNIKPDTDAAEDASVLLANYNSKKKYRQTVMFTATMPPAVERLARSYLRRPAIVYIGSVGKPVDRTEQVVYMIGENEKRRKLTEILQRNVEPPIIIFVNQKKGADVLAKGLEKLGFNACTLHGGKGQEQRDFALASLKNGTKDILVATDVAGRGIDIKDVSMVINYDMAKTIEDYTHRIGRTGRAGKTGKAVSFVTKEDSALFYDLKQVLLQSSVSTCPPELMNHPEAQHKPGTVVTKKRREEMIFA, from the coding sequence ATGGGTCGGGAAAGGAGCCCGGATAGGCGCAGGTCACGATCTCGGGAGAGACGTGAAAGAGAACGTTATGATGACCGCGAGTCTCATCGTGAAAAGACAAAGCGTCGTGAAAGGTCTAGAAGCCCGAGAAAGGATCGAGATAGATCTAGAAGTCCCGTAAGAAAAGATCGCGACCGGTCTCGTAGCCCTACCAGAAAAGATCGTGCCCGCTCCAGGAGCCCCAATAGAAAAGATCGCGCGCGATCCAGAAGCCCAAAGAAACGAGACGCAAAAGAAAAGGAGAAGGAGAGACGACATGAAGATAAAGATAGACCTAAAGGTAAAAAAGACGATGGTAAATTAAATGAAGATTCTCAGGAAAATAAACCGGAGGAAGAAATCTCAAAGCCTGTCAAACGTGAACCATTGTCTTTGGAAGAATTACTGGCTAAGAAAAAAGCTGAAGAAGAAGCAAGGAGTAAGCCAGTTTTCCTAACAAAAGAACAAAGAGCTGCTCTTGCTCTAGAGAGACGTCGGGAACAAGTCGAAGCATTGAAGGCTAATGTGGCCAAGCCTACTATAACAACTATTGACCTTACAGGGCCCTCTAAAAAGGATGAAGATAGGAAACACCGGGAAGATAGAGACCGTGAAAGAGACAGGGAGAGAGAGCGTGAAAGAGACAGAGAGAGGGAAAGGGATAGAGACAGAGAAAGGGACCGTAAGTATGATGAAAGAAAATCAACAACAGATCGTAGAGAtgacaaaaaagaaaagaatgAAGAATATGGTAAAACTAAAGATAAAGAACGGGAAGAAGAAGCCATAAAGGCTCGCTATCTTGGCATTGTGAAAAAGAAGAGGAGGGTGAGGCGACTAAATGATCGCAAATTTGTGTTTGATTGGGATGCTTCTGAAGATACATCAAATGATTACAATGCTTTGTATAAAGATAGACATCAAGTACAGTTTTTTGGTCGTGGGCACATAGCTGGTATTGATATTAAAGCTCAAAAGAAAGACCACAGTAAATTTTATGGAAATCTTCTGGAAAAACGTAGAACAGAATTAGAAAAAGAACAAGAGAAACTTCGTctcaaaaaagttaaaaagaaAGAAGACAAACAAAAATGGGATGACAGACATTGGTCAGAGAAAGATCAAGATGAAATGACTGAAAGGGATTGGAGAATTTTCAGAGAAGATTATAATATTACTATCAAAGGTGGGAAAATTCCAAATCCTATCAGATCATGGAAAGAAGCTGGTTTTCATAGTGATATCATGGACATCATAAATAAGGTAGGATACAAGAGCCCTACACCTATTCAACGTCAAGCCATTCCTATTGGTCTGCAGAACAGAGATATTATTGGTGTAGCTGAGACTGGTTCAGGTAAAACATTGGCATTCCTGATACCGCTGCTAACTTGGATTCAGTCCCTGCCCAAAAATGAACGAATGGAAGATGCTGATCAAGGACCATATGCTATTATACTAGCACCTACAAGAGAATTGGCACAACAAATAGAAGAAGAAACAAATAAGTTTGGAGTGCCATTAGGTATCACTTCAGTTGTTGTTGTAGGAGGCCTCTCCAGAGAGGAACAAGGATTTAAGCTCAGGTTAGGCTGTGAAATTGTCATTGCTACACCTGGTCGACTAATTGATGTGTTGGAAAATAGATACCTGGTTTTGAATCGTTGCACTTATGTAGTATTGGATGAAGCTGATCGTATGATAGACATGGGCTTTGAACCCGATGTACAGAAAATTCTTGAATATATGCCTGTGTCCAATATTAAACCTGACACTGACGCCGCTGAAGATGCTTCTGTATTACTCGCAAATTATAATTCCAAAAAGAAATACAGACAAACTGTCATGTTCACAGCTACAATGCCTCCTGCTGTGGAGCGCTTAGCTAGGAGCTATCTCAGAAGACCAGCTATTGTCTACATAGGATCTGTAGGAAAGCCAGTTGATCGTACAGAACAAGTAGTTTACATGATTGGTGAAAACGAGAAGCGTAGGAAGCTGACAGAGATATTGCAACGCAATGTTGAACCcccaataattatatttgtaaacCAGAAGAAAGGAGCTGATGTTTTGGCTAAAGGTCTTGAGAAGCTCGGCTTCAACGCTTGCACGCTACATGGCGGGAAAGGGCAAGAGCAACGTGATTTCGCGTTGGCAAGTCTTAAGAATGGAACCAAAGACATTCTTGTGGCAACTGACGTTGCTGGTCGTGGTATTGACATCAAGGATGTTAGCATGGTCATTAACTATGATATGGCCAAAACGATTGAGGACTACACACATCGTATCGGCCGTACTGGTCGTGCCGGTAAAACCGGCAAAGCTGTTTCATTTGTTACAAAGGAGGATTCAGCCTTATTCTATGATCTTAAGCAAGTACTACTTCAAAGCTCCGTTTCTACCTGCCCACCAGAATTGATGAATCACCCTGAGGCTCAGCATAAGCCCGGCACAGTGGTCACTAAAAAGAGACGGGAGGAAATGATATTTGCTTAA
- the LOC133527791 gene encoding uncharacterized protein LOC133527791 isoform X1 produces MSITVNVNPDRSLIVRIWFGSFRMLRTVVFGSGVVTMMPSVNAATPVKNEPNEPTKPAPMRPSELPIYEAPHAEYGEFEETKRHSKKSGYIRTALQGPVRAVREQIQTVWTHTDSINNAVHDNFNEFQDRTQWIVRYLREEENKQVRTGAVVIGGLTGFIFGLRGGIIRRVFYAGLGTTAMGMICFPEETKEFSKNNGARAKQYINIAYNFLYGVKPGDPQLEVHFPELSFPKNLSEFVDLSASVASSVKQAVMPPPTKEAADPKATEKNN; encoded by the exons ATGTCTATCACTGTCAATGTCAATCCGGATCGGTCGCTCATCGTTCGGATTTGGTTCGGATCGTTCCGA ATGCTACGTACGGTCGTGTTTGGTTCAGGTGTAGTAACTATGATGCCGTCGGTGAATGCTGCTACTCCCGTTAAGAACGAGCCAAATGAACCAACGAAACCTGCACCAATGAGGCCCTCGGAACTACCAATTTATGAAGCACCGCATGCTGAATACGGCGA ATTTGAAGAAACCAAAAGGCATTCGAAGAAATCTGGCTATATAAGGACAGCACTGCAGGGTCCTGTGCGCGCGGTCCGTGAGCAAATACAGACGGTGTGGACTCACACGGACTCCATCAACAATGCTGTGCATGACAACTTTAATGAATTCCAAGATAGGACTCAAT GGATTGTTAGATATCTCCGTGAAGAGGAAAATAAGCAGGTGCGCACCGGTGCCGTGGTCATTGGCGGCCTCACGGGATTCATCTTCGGGCTTCGAGGAGGGATAATCAGG AGAGTCTTTTATGCTGGCCTGGGTACCACTGCCATGGGTATGATTTGCTTCCCCGAGGAAACAAAAGAATTCTCCAAGAACAATGGAGCACGAGCAAAACAGTATATCAACATTGCATACAACTTTCTCTATGGAG TAAAGCCAGGTGACCCTCAACTGGAAGTTCATTTCCCTGAGCTGTCATTTCCCAAAAACCTTTCGGAGTTTGTGGACCTGAGTGCCTCAGTGGCTTCGTCCGTGAAGCAGGCTGTCATGCCGCCGCCCACTAAGGAAGCTGCTGATCCAAAAgcaacagaaaaaaataattag
- the LOC133527791 gene encoding MICOS complex subunit MIC27 isoform X2 → MLRTVVFGSGVVTMMPSVNAATPVKNEPNEPTKPAPMRPSELPIYEAPHAEYGEFEETKRHSKKSGYIRTALQGPVRAVREQIQTVWTHTDSINNAVHDNFNEFQDRTQWIVRYLREEENKQVRTGAVVIGGLTGFIFGLRGGIIRRVFYAGLGTTAMGMICFPEETKEFSKNNGARAKQYINIAYNFLYGVKPGDPQLEVHFPELSFPKNLSEFVDLSASVASSVKQAVMPPPTKEAADPKATEKNN, encoded by the exons ATGCTACGTACGGTCGTGTTTGGTTCAGGTGTAGTAACTATGATGCCGTCGGTGAATGCTGCTACTCCCGTTAAGAACGAGCCAAATGAACCAACGAAACCTGCACCAATGAGGCCCTCGGAACTACCAATTTATGAAGCACCGCATGCTGAATACGGCGA ATTTGAAGAAACCAAAAGGCATTCGAAGAAATCTGGCTATATAAGGACAGCACTGCAGGGTCCTGTGCGCGCGGTCCGTGAGCAAATACAGACGGTGTGGACTCACACGGACTCCATCAACAATGCTGTGCATGACAACTTTAATGAATTCCAAGATAGGACTCAAT GGATTGTTAGATATCTCCGTGAAGAGGAAAATAAGCAGGTGCGCACCGGTGCCGTGGTCATTGGCGGCCTCACGGGATTCATCTTCGGGCTTCGAGGAGGGATAATCAGG AGAGTCTTTTATGCTGGCCTGGGTACCACTGCCATGGGTATGATTTGCTTCCCCGAGGAAACAAAAGAATTCTCCAAGAACAATGGAGCACGAGCAAAACAGTATATCAACATTGCATACAACTTTCTCTATGGAG TAAAGCCAGGTGACCCTCAACTGGAAGTTCATTTCCCTGAGCTGTCATTTCCCAAAAACCTTTCGGAGTTTGTGGACCTGAGTGCCTCAGTGGCTTCGTCCGTGAAGCAGGCTGTCATGCCGCCGCCCACTAAGGAAGCTGCTGATCCAAAAgcaacagaaaaaaataattag
- the LOC133527791 gene encoding MICOS complex subunit MIC27 isoform X4: MSITVNVNPDRSLIVRIWFGSFRMLRTVVFGSGVVTMMPSVNAATPVKNEPNEPTKPAPMRPSELPIYEAPHAEYGEFEETKRHSKKSGYIRTALQGPVRAVREQIQTVWTHTDSINNAVHDNFNEFQDRTQWIVRYLREEENKQVRTGAVVIGGLTGFIFGLRGGIIRRVFYAGLGTTAMGMICFPEETKEFSKNNGARAKQYINIAYNFLYGVTYI; this comes from the exons ATGTCTATCACTGTCAATGTCAATCCGGATCGGTCGCTCATCGTTCGGATTTGGTTCGGATCGTTCCGA ATGCTACGTACGGTCGTGTTTGGTTCAGGTGTAGTAACTATGATGCCGTCGGTGAATGCTGCTACTCCCGTTAAGAACGAGCCAAATGAACCAACGAAACCTGCACCAATGAGGCCCTCGGAACTACCAATTTATGAAGCACCGCATGCTGAATACGGCGA ATTTGAAGAAACCAAAAGGCATTCGAAGAAATCTGGCTATATAAGGACAGCACTGCAGGGTCCTGTGCGCGCGGTCCGTGAGCAAATACAGACGGTGTGGACTCACACGGACTCCATCAACAATGCTGTGCATGACAACTTTAATGAATTCCAAGATAGGACTCAAT GGATTGTTAGATATCTCCGTGAAGAGGAAAATAAGCAGGTGCGCACCGGTGCCGTGGTCATTGGCGGCCTCACGGGATTCATCTTCGGGCTTCGAGGAGGGATAATCAGG AGAGTCTTTTATGCTGGCCTGGGTACCACTGCCATGGGTATGATTTGCTTCCCCGAGGAAACAAAAGAATTCTCCAAGAACAATGGAGCACGAGCAAAACAGTATATCAACATTGCATACAACTTTCTCTATGGAG TTACATACATATGA
- the LOC133527791 gene encoding MICOS complex subunit MIC27 isoform X3 — translation MMPSVNAATPVKNEPNEPTKPAPMRPSELPIYEAPHAEYGEFEETKRHSKKSGYIRTALQGPVRAVREQIQTVWTHTDSINNAVHDNFNEFQDRTQWIVRYLREEENKQVRTGAVVIGGLTGFIFGLRGGIIRRVFYAGLGTTAMGMICFPEETKEFSKNNGARAKQYINIAYNFLYGVKPGDPQLEVHFPELSFPKNLSEFVDLSASVASSVKQAVMPPPTKEAADPKATEKNN, via the exons ATGATGCCGTCGGTGAATGCTGCTACTCCCGTTAAGAACGAGCCAAATGAACCAACGAAACCTGCACCAATGAGGCCCTCGGAACTACCAATTTATGAAGCACCGCATGCTGAATACGGCGA ATTTGAAGAAACCAAAAGGCATTCGAAGAAATCTGGCTATATAAGGACAGCACTGCAGGGTCCTGTGCGCGCGGTCCGTGAGCAAATACAGACGGTGTGGACTCACACGGACTCCATCAACAATGCTGTGCATGACAACTTTAATGAATTCCAAGATAGGACTCAAT GGATTGTTAGATATCTCCGTGAAGAGGAAAATAAGCAGGTGCGCACCGGTGCCGTGGTCATTGGCGGCCTCACGGGATTCATCTTCGGGCTTCGAGGAGGGATAATCAGG AGAGTCTTTTATGCTGGCCTGGGTACCACTGCCATGGGTATGATTTGCTTCCCCGAGGAAACAAAAGAATTCTCCAAGAACAATGGAGCACGAGCAAAACAGTATATCAACATTGCATACAACTTTCTCTATGGAG TAAAGCCAGGTGACCCTCAACTGGAAGTTCATTTCCCTGAGCTGTCATTTCCCAAAAACCTTTCGGAGTTTGTGGACCTGAGTGCCTCAGTGGCTTCGTCCGTGAAGCAGGCTGTCATGCCGCCGCCCACTAAGGAAGCTGCTGATCCAAAAgcaacagaaaaaaataattag